From the Caballeronia sp. LZ062 genome, one window contains:
- the bcsZ gene encoding cellulose synthase complex periplasmic endoglucanase BcsZ: protein MNGFASALRLRLVWGAAALWLGLAALLSAPHVRAAEGCGSWPAWEQFRRDFLSDDGRVIDTSEEDRRTVSEGQSYALFFALVANDRYAFDAIMHWTENNLADGDLTARLPAWLWGHASDGSWKVLDSNSASDADLWIAYALLEAGALWGERTYTLRGARLAARVLQDETFPVAGVGRFLMPGTTGFHPAEDAWIVNPSYAPLQVLRSLATRFATERRWQQLVDGSAVMLRDSAPRGLAPDWATYTAGRAFDRDPGSTDNTTGSYNAIRVYLWAGMLDPDDPHGDELRRHFVPFADLIAARGAPPETVDAASGTAASNDGNAGFSAAAVPFLVSLGQGALASGQAARVERLNAQRPPGYYTSVLSLFGIGWYEGRYRFAADGALRPAWSATCTPR from the coding sequence ATGAATGGCTTCGCATCCGCCCTGCGTCTTCGGCTCGTCTGGGGCGCCGCCGCGCTGTGGCTCGGGCTTGCTGCGCTTCTCTCCGCACCGCACGTGCGGGCGGCAGAAGGCTGCGGTTCGTGGCCTGCGTGGGAGCAGTTCAGGCGCGACTTTCTGTCCGATGACGGCCGCGTGATCGACACGAGCGAAGAGGATCGCCGCACCGTCTCCGAAGGGCAGTCGTATGCGCTGTTTTTCGCGCTTGTCGCCAACGACCGCTACGCATTCGACGCGATCATGCACTGGACCGAAAACAATCTCGCGGACGGCGATCTGACCGCGCGTCTACCCGCGTGGCTATGGGGACACGCGAGCGACGGTTCCTGGAAGGTGCTGGATTCCAACTCCGCGTCGGACGCGGATCTGTGGATCGCCTATGCGCTGCTGGAGGCGGGCGCGCTCTGGGGCGAGCGCACGTACACGCTGCGCGGTGCGCGCCTCGCCGCGCGCGTGCTCCAGGACGAGACATTTCCTGTCGCGGGCGTCGGCCGGTTTCTGATGCCGGGAACGACGGGCTTCCATCCTGCCGAAGACGCATGGATCGTCAATCCGAGCTACGCGCCGCTGCAGGTGTTGAGATCGCTCGCCACGCGCTTTGCGACGGAGCGGCGCTGGCAGCAGCTCGTCGACGGCAGTGCCGTCATGCTCCGGGACTCGGCGCCACGCGGGCTCGCCCCCGACTGGGCGACGTACACGGCGGGCCGCGCGTTCGACCGCGACCCTGGCTCGACCGATAACACCACCGGCTCATATAACGCGATTCGCGTCTATCTGTGGGCGGGTATGCTCGATCCGGACGACCCGCATGGCGACGAACTGCGCCGCCATTTCGTGCCGTTCGCCGATCTCATCGCGGCACGCGGCGCGCCGCCTGAAACCGTCGACGCCGCCTCGGGCACGGCGGCGTCCAACGACGGCAACGCGGGATTCTCGGCGGCGGCGGTGCCTTTTCTCGTTTCGCTCGGGCAGGGCGCGCTCGCGTCGGGACAGGCCGCACGCGTCGAGCGCCTCAACGCGCAACGCCCGCCCGGTTACTACACGAGCGTCCTGTCGCTATTCGGCATCGGGTGGTATGAAGGCCGCTATCGCTTTGCCGCCGATGGCGCCTTGCGTCCCGCATGGAGCGCGACATGCACGCCGCGGTGA
- a CDS encoding BcsE family c-di-GMP-binding protein, translating into MNDATFASFGGTTRGPARWLAGLRASVRRAPRGRHAPRLAIDGLPEKWAAFAPGAVHGLYTTPGTRACDALIWDTAREGGSEHVTVVRALPRDEVAAQLRARGLSADERAPGWPRYLNVLALPDEESGVPLRVALRALVRRGLRSRSLSIIEGAERWFTWDDPAALSREGDFLARWCAKRRVSLLLIFRAEPVETDLARPPMSPANPFETSGTLHMRFAGVARMGELAGELRWHVDFWRTGQTLAANETCALRLNASGALVAELEPPSHGRIPARLSAADAERVVVTRSLVGAEAWLPADWEPYADNAAVFAACRDAHAASIVFALDPDTPLADLCAMIHSLRKRRGGALKIAVALRGHGIGLHHELLLLRVGADAVLPRDLPFSRLSLALRSLQGHLHTGPIVDDPAAALAAAQPDALSGYAPLAGFCDRVAAVLQRGHMLALPHVLVELTVRDDVSHLDALCATLSRQPGRIATVDATHVYVFLFACEPPEAHDRLGPLLDAPGAELFSDRKLYVGSGIVHRLDVMREHARHTQAPDYSDVLPVAPASLPRLTPVENAPARALHRAPVAVKGRTEDGPATRPHAQRCALPIRREVGA; encoded by the coding sequence ATGAACGACGCGACCTTCGCCAGTTTCGGCGGAACGACCAGGGGCCCGGCGCGATGGCTGGCCGGTTTGCGCGCCTCGGTGCGACGTGCGCCGCGCGGGCGCCATGCGCCACGTCTCGCCATCGACGGGCTGCCGGAGAAATGGGCGGCGTTCGCCCCCGGGGCGGTACACGGCCTCTATACGACGCCCGGCACGCGCGCCTGCGATGCGCTGATCTGGGACACGGCGCGCGAGGGCGGTAGCGAGCACGTCACGGTTGTGCGCGCGCTGCCGCGCGATGAAGTCGCGGCGCAGTTGCGCGCGCGCGGATTGTCCGCCGACGAACGCGCGCCCGGCTGGCCGCGTTACCTCAACGTGCTGGCGCTGCCTGACGAGGAGAGCGGTGTGCCGCTGCGCGTCGCGCTGCGCGCGCTCGTGCGGCGCGGCTTGCGCTCGCGTTCCCTGTCGATCATCGAGGGCGCGGAGCGCTGGTTCACATGGGACGACCCGGCCGCTCTGAGCCGGGAAGGCGATTTCCTCGCGCGCTGGTGCGCGAAGCGCCGCGTCTCGCTGCTGCTCATCTTCCGCGCCGAGCCGGTAGAGACGGATCTCGCCCGGCCGCCGATGTCGCCGGCCAATCCGTTCGAGACATCCGGCACGCTGCACATGCGCTTTGCCGGCGTCGCGCGCATGGGCGAGCTTGCGGGCGAATTGCGCTGGCACGTCGACTTCTGGCGGACCGGGCAGACGCTCGCCGCCAACGAGACGTGCGCCTTGCGGCTAAACGCGTCGGGCGCGCTCGTCGCGGAACTGGAGCCGCCGTCCCACGGCCGCATCCCGGCGAGACTTTCCGCAGCCGACGCAGAGCGCGTGGTCGTCACGCGTTCGCTCGTCGGCGCAGAAGCCTGGCTGCCCGCCGACTGGGAACCCTACGCGGACAATGCAGCGGTGTTCGCGGCATGCCGTGACGCTCACGCCGCGTCCATCGTCTTCGCGCTGGACCCGGACACGCCGCTTGCGGACCTGTGCGCGATGATCCACTCGCTGCGCAAGCGGCGCGGCGGCGCGCTGAAAATCGCGGTCGCACTGCGGGGGCACGGCATCGGCCTTCATCACGAGTTGCTGCTGCTTCGGGTCGGTGCGGACGCGGTGCTTCCCCGCGATCTGCCGTTCTCCCGGTTGTCGCTGGCGCTGCGCTCGCTGCAGGGGCATCTGCACACAGGCCCGATCGTCGATGATCCCGCCGCCGCGCTCGCCGCCGCGCAGCCTGACGCGCTATCTGGCTATGCGCCGCTCGCGGGCTTCTGCGATCGTGTCGCCGCGGTACTGCAACGCGGGCACATGCTGGCGCTGCCGCATGTGCTGGTGGAGTTGACCGTGCGTGACGACGTCTCGCATCTCGACGCCCTGTGCGCCACGCTCTCGCGGCAGCCGGGGCGGATTGCGACCGTCGATGCCACGCACGTCTATGTGTTTCTCTTCGCGTGCGAGCCGCCCGAGGCGCACGATCGACTCGGCCCGTTGCTCGATGCGCCCGGCGCGGAACTCTTCTCCGACCGCAAGCTGTATGTGGGAAGCGGGATCGTGCATCGGCTCGACGTGATGCGCGAGCACGCCCGGCACACGCAGGCGCCCGACTACAGCGATGTGCTGCCGGTAGCGCCCGCGTCCCTCCCGCGCCTGACGCCGGTCGAGAACGCGCCGGCCCGCGCGCTGCACCGGGCGCCCGTCGCGGTGAAGGGGCGAACGGAAGACGGCCCGGCAACGCGCCCTCACGCGCAGCGATGCGCACTGCCGATCCGGCGCGAGGTGGGCGCATGA
- a CDS encoding cellulose synthase subunit BcsC-related outer membrane protein produces MHAAVKQGAFGGAVAALLLAPGAGRAAGASPPAALPEDAGRFYDMSRMWAAKHRDDLALSQLQKALLIAPEDPMLLAEEIRILLRLGQPESAKAILDGLQKRSPDARETRCIQEEYRVATTGRQEMAGIRLLARSGRADEAVRRLKAFFPNGAPDGPLGAEYNKILGATDAGRPQAIAALRRALAADPNDVDAALVLSVLLNERATRPEAERIAHGLVGRDDVNRDVSLDVWRRVLKAGSDDPAFLPSLRAYVEMVPDDDQMRERLAGLETAVDAQQRLEHDPAYIARQHGLAALAQGDLARAEPLLARAAAARPDDPDAVGGLGLLRLRTGDQDAAHALFIRAAEHAPDNRSKWIGLARTTELWGALAKSREALANGRAADAERAARAALRIQPKNEDARLLLANALVAQQRWSDAEPLLRGLLAARKPNLDAVAPLRTVYERTGRAAELDALFDSLQRRVPSAKDKHALAQMRAEMLVKQAERFHADGREGPAADQYEAAIRLDPDAAWTRFALARLYRDLGSPDLGRRVMEDGLAASQAPSMRYAAALYDNSLDDVRTARALIEPLPESERTDGMRELVRKLDVHEALETSREAASHGERERAAAALAEARDKAGADPYLLASVGAAYIEQGEPDTGVVLLRDWIDAHADAAGADIRLRYGDLLGSAHRDRELQAWLYALRERGGLNKRQLARLEDQALRLALRQTDEALDNADYERARKVLASVSPAGRTDRRYTLELAEVERRQGNLAAARAQLEPVLAKAPDDADAQLALARVLEDSGERTEALTMTRRVLSQAQPDDVDTRLGAVRRLASLQETDEARAVAAGLREEYPERPDVTVQAGRLAQRSYEFEEAASLYKTAIAQETASGLAANRGTSPAQRALDQLEARREPDVEAGFLFAYKSGDDGISRYRAQQVPVYGQMPLGYAGHLFAHVDTVQLDAGTLQNPDVDSYTRNTFGTFAARTDGTPLAASVHQRAFGVAIGAGYQSDAWRFDLGTTPLGFPVQYVVAGLRYRFETDRASLTVSASRRPETGSELSYAGTRDPVTGAVWGGVRRDGLDVRGSVDIGKINLFASIGGAVLTGHNVKTNQEVTARVGFDVPVYERPDMRVSTGLVGNIWHYTNNLRFYTYGQGGYYSPQRYLALGVPVEWTGRRDAFTWDVEAVAGMSWTYERDSAYFPIGLPASANVQEGANNVFKGGSGGGFSYAFRGVLEYRFNPKLVAGVRLSIEHSHDYMPSAAMIYVRYDFDGRKGDTSLQTRPVRLYSSY; encoded by the coding sequence ATGCACGCCGCGGTGAAACAGGGCGCCTTCGGCGGTGCGGTCGCTGCCTTGCTGCTCGCGCCGGGCGCGGGCCGGGCGGCGGGCGCATCGCCGCCTGCCGCGTTGCCCGAGGATGCCGGGCGCTTCTACGACATGTCGCGGATGTGGGCGGCGAAGCATCGCGATGATCTGGCGCTGTCGCAGCTGCAAAAGGCGCTGCTGATCGCGCCGGAAGATCCGATGCTGCTCGCCGAAGAGATCCGCATCTTGTTGCGGCTCGGCCAGCCGGAGTCTGCCAAGGCCATTCTCGATGGCCTGCAGAAGCGCTCGCCGGATGCCCGTGAGACGCGCTGCATTCAGGAGGAATATCGCGTTGCGACCACGGGCCGGCAGGAAATGGCCGGCATCCGCCTGCTTGCACGCAGTGGCCGCGCGGACGAAGCCGTGCGCCGCCTGAAGGCGTTCTTTCCTAACGGCGCGCCGGATGGCCCGCTCGGCGCGGAGTACAACAAGATCCTCGGCGCGACGGACGCCGGCAGGCCGCAGGCGATCGCCGCGCTGCGCCGCGCATTGGCGGCCGATCCGAACGACGTCGACGCGGCGCTCGTGCTTTCGGTGCTTCTGAACGAGCGGGCGACGCGGCCGGAGGCCGAGCGGATCGCGCATGGTCTCGTCGGACGCGACGACGTGAACCGCGACGTATCGCTCGACGTGTGGCGACGCGTGCTGAAGGCGGGATCGGACGACCCCGCGTTCCTTCCTTCGCTGCGCGCGTATGTCGAAATGGTCCCCGACGACGATCAGATGCGAGAGCGCCTTGCCGGACTCGAAACGGCCGTCGATGCCCAGCAGCGCCTCGAGCACGATCCCGCCTACATCGCGCGCCAGCATGGACTCGCCGCACTCGCCCAGGGCGATCTCGCCCGCGCGGAGCCGCTGCTGGCGCGCGCGGCGGCGGCGCGTCCGGACGATCCGGACGCGGTCGGCGGCCTCGGACTGCTGCGCTTGCGCACCGGCGATCAGGACGCGGCCCACGCGCTGTTCATCCGCGCGGCGGAACACGCGCCGGACAATCGCAGCAAGTGGATCGGGCTCGCCCGCACGACCGAACTGTGGGGCGCGCTTGCCAAAAGCCGCGAGGCGCTGGCCAACGGCCGGGCCGCCGACGCGGAGCGCGCAGCCCGCGCCGCCCTGCGCATCCAGCCGAAGAACGAAGATGCGCGCCTGTTGCTGGCCAACGCGCTCGTTGCGCAACAGCGATGGAGCGACGCGGAGCCTCTCTTGCGCGGTCTGCTGGCCGCTCGCAAGCCGAACCTCGATGCGGTCGCGCCGCTGCGCACGGTGTACGAGCGCACCGGCCGCGCCGCCGAACTGGACGCGCTCTTCGACTCGCTGCAACGCCGCGTCCCGTCCGCGAAAGACAAGCACGCGCTCGCGCAGATGCGCGCCGAAATGCTCGTGAAGCAGGCCGAGCGCTTTCACGCCGATGGCCGGGAAGGTCCGGCCGCCGATCAATACGAAGCCGCGATCAGGCTCGACCCCGACGCGGCCTGGACGCGCTTCGCGCTCGCGCGGCTCTATCGCGATCTCGGCTCGCCCGACCTCGGCCGCCGCGTGATGGAAGATGGGCTCGCGGCGAGCCAGGCGCCTTCCATGCGCTACGCCGCCGCGCTTTACGACAACTCGCTCGACGACGTCCGCACCGCAAGGGCGCTCATCGAGCCATTGCCGGAGAGCGAGCGCACCGACGGTATGCGCGAACTGGTGCGCAAGCTCGATGTCCACGAGGCGCTCGAAACGTCGCGTGAGGCGGCGTCGCACGGCGAGCGCGAGCGCGCCGCCGCCGCGCTCGCGGAGGCCCGCGACAAGGCCGGAGCCGACCCGTATCTGCTCGCATCGGTCGGCGCGGCGTACATCGAGCAGGGAGAGCCCGATACGGGCGTCGTGTTGCTGCGCGACTGGATCGACGCCCATGCCGATGCAGCCGGCGCGGATATCCGTTTGCGCTACGGCGATTTGCTCGGCAGTGCTCACCGCGACCGCGAACTGCAGGCGTGGCTGTATGCGCTGCGGGAGCGCGGCGGGCTGAACAAGCGCCAGCTCGCGCGCCTGGAGGATCAGGCGCTGCGGCTCGCACTGCGGCAAACCGACGAAGCGCTCGACAACGCGGATTACGAGCGCGCCCGCAAGGTTCTCGCGTCCGTGAGTCCGGCAGGACGGACAGACCGCCGTTACACGCTGGAACTCGCTGAAGTCGAGCGCAGGCAGGGCAACCTGGCGGCGGCGCGCGCGCAGCTCGAGCCCGTGCTCGCAAAGGCTCCGGACGATGCGGACGCGCAGCTCGCGCTCGCTCGCGTGCTGGAAGACAGCGGCGAACGCACCGAGGCGCTGACGATGACGCGCCGCGTGCTCTCGCAAGCGCAGCCGGACGATGTCGACACGCGGCTCGGCGCCGTGCGGCGGCTCGCGTCGCTGCAAGAGACCGACGAAGCGCGCGCAGTCGCGGCGGGCTTGCGCGAGGAGTATCCCGAACGGCCTGACGTGACGGTGCAGGCGGGCCGTCTCGCGCAGCGCTCCTATGAGTTCGAAGAAGCGGCTTCGCTCTACAAGACGGCGATCGCGCAGGAAACGGCGTCGGGCCTCGCGGCCAACCGCGGCACGTCGCCCGCGCAGCGCGCGCTGGACCAGCTCGAAGCGCGCCGCGAACCGGACGTGGAAGCGGGTTTCCTGTTCGCCTACAAGTCGGGCGATGACGGCATTTCCCGGTATCGCGCGCAGCAGGTTCCCGTGTACGGCCAGATGCCGCTCGGTTATGCGGGGCATCTCTTCGCGCATGTCGATACGGTGCAGCTGGATGCCGGCACGCTGCAAAACCCGGACGTCGACAGTTATACCCGCAACACCTTCGGCACTTTCGCGGCGCGTACGGACGGCACGCCGCTCGCCGCGTCGGTGCATCAGCGCGCGTTCGGCGTCGCAATCGGTGCGGGTTATCAGTCCGATGCCTGGCGCTTCGACCTCGGCACGACGCCGCTCGGGTTTCCTGTCCAGTATGTTGTCGCCGGCCTTCGGTACCGCTTCGAGACCGACAGGGCGAGCCTCACCGTCAGCGCGTCGCGCCGTCCCGAAACGGGCAGCGAGCTTTCCTACGCGGGCACGCGCGATCCGGTCACAGGGGCCGTGTGGGGCGGCGTGCGCCGCGACGGTCTCGATGTGCGCGGCTCAGTCGACATCGGAAAGATCAATCTGTTCGCGAGCATCGGCGGGGCCGTGCTGACGGGGCACAACGTCAAGACCAATCAGGAAGTGACGGCCCGCGTGGGCTTCGACGTGCCGGTCTACGAGCGCCCGGACATGCGCGTGTCGACCGGTCTTGTCGGCAACATCTGGCATTACACGAACAACCTGCGCTTTTACACCTACGGACAGGGCGGCTACTACAGCCCGCAGCGTTATCTGGCGCTCGGCGTGCCGGTCGAATGGACCGGACGCCGCGACGCTTTTACGTGGGACGTCGAGGCAGTCGCGGGCATGTCGTGGACCTACGAACGCGACTCTGCGTACTTCCCGATCGGGCTGCCTGCGTCGGCGAACGTGCAGGAGGGCGCCAACAACGTGTTCAAGGGCGGGTCGGGCGGCGGCTTCTCGTATGCGTTTCGCGGCGTGCTGGAATACCGGTTCAATCCGAAGCTCGTCGCGGGCGTGCGGCTGTCGATCGAACATTCGCACGACTACATGCCGAGCGCGGCCATGATCTACGTGCGCTACGACTTCGACGGCCGCAAAGGCGATACGAGTCTGCAGACGCGCCCGGTTCGCCTCTATTCGAGCTACTGA